In Phragmites australis chromosome 24, lpPhrAust1.1, whole genome shotgun sequence, the following are encoded in one genomic region:
- the LOC133907449 gene encoding plant intracellular Ras-group-related LRR protein 8 produces MESSPPTITVQVKFAGRTIPVEVPAAASTAELKRLLQPLTNVLPRGQRLVCKGKVLPDAASLSSMQVVDGSKVMLIASQGLHQGDGPITKNSSIPTTTARKTSNVKESQTQKPEAAVNKSRSERWKLTGVVALHDCDLKAMPEEVWDCGPSIRVLDVSNNCIKEIPHKIAALKSLNKLLLTANDIADENISWEGLSCLKKLLSLSLSQNRLVNLPSTLGSLTSLRELRIANNMLDYLPVEIGSLKHLQILIASNNRITSLPSSIGDCESLTEVDLSSNLLAELPEAFANLYNLKVLHLRNNGLTSLPATLFKNCSQLTTLDLHGTEITNDVLRQVEGWEEFDERRRQKHQKQLDFRVGSSGVFDEGADDDNRR; encoded by the exons ATGGAGAGTTCGCCGCCCACCATCACCGTCCAGGTCAAGTTCGCCGGCCGGACCATCCCGGTGGaggtccccgccgccgcctccaccgctgAGCTGAAGCGCCTCCTCCAGCCGCTCACCAACGTCCTCCCCCGCGGCCAGAGGCTCGTCTGCAAAG GCAAGGTGCTCCCGGACGCCGCGAGCCTGAGCTCCATGCAGGTGGTGGACGGATCCAAGGTCATGCTCATCGCTTCGCAGGGGCTCCATCAGGGG GATGGCCCCATCACAAAAAATAGCAGCATCCCGACAACAACTGCAAGAAAAACCTCGAATGTTAAGGAAAGCCAAACGCAAAAACCAGAGGCAGCAGTCAACAAAAGCCGATCGGAGCGTTGGAAATTAACAGGTGTTGTTGCACTACATGATTGTGACTTGAAG GCAATGCCTGAAGAAGTCTGGGACTGTGGCCCTTCTATACGAGTACTGGATGTCAGTAACAACTGTATCAAGGAAATTCCACACAAAATCGCTGCTCTTAAATCTCTAAAT AAATTGCTCCTAACTGCCAATGATATAGCTGATGAGAACATCAGCTGGGAAGGTCTATCAtgtcttaaaaaattattaagttTATCTTTAAGCCAAAACCG ACTGGTTAATTTGCCTTCAACGTTGGGATCACTGACTTCTCTACGTGAACTTCGTATCGCAAATAACATGCTTGATTACTTACCTGTCGAAATAGGATCGCTGAAGCATCTCCAGATTCTGATTGCAAGTAATAATAG GATAACGTCATTGCCTTCATCTATAGGAGATTGTGAATCTCTCACTGAG GTTGACTTGTCATCAAATCTTTTAGCTGAACTGCCGGAGGCCTTTGCGAACCTTTACAATCTCAAG GTTTTGCATCTAAGGAATAACGGTCTTACATCCCTGCCTGCAACGTTATTCAAAAATTGCTCGCAGCTTACTACACTTGATCTCCATGGCACAGAAATCACAAACGATGTTCTTCGGCAG GTGGAGGGGTGGGAGGAGTTTGATGAGCGTCGGCGGCAGAAACATCAGAAGCAGCTCGACTTCCGTGTGGGCTCATCTGGTGTGTTCGATGAAGGCGCGGACGATGACAACAGGCGGTAG
- the LOC133907450 gene encoding NADPH-dependent aldehyde reductase-like protein, chloroplastic produces the protein MAAASTAPLPLDDRVALVTGGSRGIGREVSSHLAALGARVVINYASNPARADELVAELSSRGLRAVAVRADVSDPDAVRALFDRAEEAFGSPPHIVVACAGILDAKYPKLEDTALEDFDAMFAVNTRGKFLVCREAARRIPPNSGGRIVTFSSTTVGTLPPGYAAYVATNAAVEAMTRVLAKEVAAKGITANVVAPGPVRTELFLAGKDEAFIQRVAQMSMGRIAETTDIAPAVAFLVSDAAAWVNGQVIRVNGGVA, from the coding sequence ATGGCAGCCGCGTCCACCGCGCCGCTCCCGCTCGATGACCGCGTCGCGCTCGTCACCGGCGGCTCCCGCGGCATCGGCCGCGAGGTGTCCTCCCACCTCGCTGCGCTCGGCGCGCGCGTCGTGATCAACTACGCGTCCAACCCCGCCAGGGCGGACGAGCTCGTCGCGGAGCTCAGCTCGCGCGGCCTCCGCGCCGTGGCCGTCCGGGCGGACGTCTCCGACCCGGACGCCGTGCGCGCGCTCTTCGACCGCGCCGAGGAGGCCTTCGGCTCCCCGCCGCACATCGTGGTCGCCTGCGCGGGCATCCTGGACGCCAAGTATCCCAAGCTCGAGGACACCGCCTTGGAGGACTTCGACGCCATGTTCGCGGTGAACACGCGCGGAAAGTTCCTGGTGTGCCGGGAGGCGGCCAGGCGCATCCCGCCCAACAGCGGTGGCCGCATCGTGACGTTCTCGTCGACGACGGTCGGCACGCTCCCGCCAGGGTACGCGGCGTACGTGGCGACCAACGCCGCCGTGGAGGCGATGACGAGGGTCCTGGCCAAGGAGGTGGCGGCGAAAGGGATCACGGCTAACGTGGTGGCGCCGGGGCCCGTGCGCACTGAGCTGTTCTTGGCCGGGAAGGACGAGGCGTTCATACAGAGAGTGGCGCAGATGTCCATGGGGCGCATCGCCGAGACGACAGACATCGCGCCAGCGGTGGCGTTCCTGGTGAGCGACGCCGCGGCGTGGGTGAACGGCCAGGTCATCAGGGTCAACGGCGGCGTAGCGTGA
- the LOC133907447 gene encoding uncharacterized protein LOC133907447, with amino-acid sequence MLGRAAGLSAPRWRGGAMDLRAALRSGGNLLFALFVAAVLAFTLLAAVHSPEDPLLHPSSHQLTDFLTSATSTSTFLADDSVLRTGEDFNSSSSSAAEAGGVDGGGVVAEDVSFIKLSDVGSETEKAERETERAVTVDTESATGAAAEENPIAEAVSCDTEAPVDCTGDRDLFNLLMRTAIERFPDLNFYRFGRPVAVPGSPMECDLAWRFRPAADAIGNGRTTYYKDYRRFALTRDVNTCTLVVDSVGEYHSGVGAKRSGRRKGKKGKKGKREAPVTDFVPAKTQMRLDENAANEGTAAVAQPVLVVGEAVNDSLPVVASESDFSRGRYLIYIGGGERCKSMNHFIWGFLCALGEAQFLNRTLVMDLNVCLNARYTASGKDEEKDFRLYFDFEHLKESASVIDQSQFWQDWGKWHKKDRLKNYYTEDIKMTPRKLHDVKDTLIMRKFGNVEPDNYWSRVCEGETEGVIKRPWHFLWKSRRLMEIVSAIASQMSWDFDSVHIVRGDKAQNTQLWPNLDRDTSPDSLLMTLNDKVGAGRHLYIATNEPDKSFFDPLKEKYKTHFLDDFKDLWGENSEWFAETKELSNGKPVEFDGYMRVAVDTEVFLRGKRHLETFNDLTRDCKDGVNTCPASS; translated from the coding sequence ATGCTGGGCCGCGCGGCGGGGCTGTCGGCGCCGCGGTGGCGCGGCGGGGCGATGGACCTGCGCGCGGCGCTGCGGTCGGGGGGCAACCTCCTCTTCGCGCTCTTCGTGGCCGCGGTGCTCGCCTTCACGCTCCTGGCGGCGGTCCACAGCCCCGAAGACCCGCTGCTCCACCCGTCCTCGCACCAGCTCACCGACTTCCTCACCTCCGCCACGTCCACCTCCACCTTCCTCGCCGACGACTCCGTGCTCCGCACCGGGGAGGATTTcaactcctcttcctcttccgcCGCCGAGGCCGGCGGCGTCGACGGAGGCGGAGTCGTCGCGGAGGACGTCTCGTTCATCAAGCTCTCGGACGTTGGGTCCGAGACCGAGAAGGCGGAGAGGGAGACGGAGCGGGCCGTCACCGTCGACACCGAGTCTGCCACGGGGGCGGCGGCCGAGGAGAACCCCATCGCCGAGGCGGTCTCGTGCGACACGGAGGCGCCGGTGGACTGCACGGGGGACAGGGACCTCTTCAACCTGCTCATGCGCACGGCCATCGAACGGTTCCCTGACCTCAACTTCTACCGCTTCGGCCGCCCCGTCGCCGTGCCGGGCAGCCCCATGGAGTGCGACCTCGCCTGGCGCTTCCGCCCAGCCGCCGACGCCATCGGCAACGGCCGGACCACCTACTACAAGGACTACCGCCGCTTCGCGCTCACCCGCGACGTCAACACCTGCACCCTCGTCGTCGACAGCGTCGGGGAGTACCACTCGGGTGTCGGCGCCAAGCGCAGCGGCCGGCGCAAGGggaagaaggggaagaaggGCAAGCGTGAGGCGCCGGTGACTGACTTCGTGCCGGCCAAGACGCAGATGAGGCTTGATGAGAACGCGGCCAATGAGGGCACCGCGGCTGTGGCCCAGCCGGTGCTGGTTGTTGGGGAGGCTGTCAATGACAGCTTGCCGGTGGTTGCGTCCGAGTCCGATTTCAGCCGTGGAAGGTACCTCATTTACATTGGCGGTGGCGAGAGGTGCAAGAGCATGAACCACTTCATTTGGGGGTTCTTGTGCGCACTCGGCGAGGCACAATTCTTAAACCGGACGCTTGTCATGGACCTCAATGTCTGCCTCAATGCACGGTATACTGCTAGTGGCAAGGATGAAGAGAAAGATTTTAGGCTCTACTTTGATTTCGAGCACTTGAAGGAATCAGCATCAGTCATCGACCAAAGCCAGTTCTGGCAAGATTGGGGGAAGTGGCACAAGAAGGATAGACTGAAGAACTACTATACTGAAGACATCAAGATGACCCCGAGGAAACTTCATGACGTCAAGGACACCCTGATCATGAGGAAGTTTGGGAATGTTGAACCGGATAACTACTGGTCACGTGTGTGCGAGGGTGAGACGGAGGGAGTGATCAAGCGCCCATGGCATTTCCTGTGGAAGTCCCGTCGCTTGATGGAGATTGTATCTGCCATTGCCTCACAGATGAGCTGGGACTTTGATTCGGTCCACATCGTGAGAGGGGATAAAGCCCAGAACACACAACTTTGGCCAAACCTTGATAGAGATACCTCGCCAGACAGCCTCCTTATGACACTTAATGATAAGGTTGGTGCTGGCCGGCATTTGTACATCGCTACTAATGAGCCCGACAAATCGTTCTTTGACCCACTTAAGGAAAAGTATAAAACACACTTCCTGGATGATTTCAAGGACTTGTGGGGTGAAAATAGTGAGTGGTTTGCTGAAACTAAGGAGCTAAGCAATGGTAAGCCAGTGGAATTCGATGGGTACATGAGGGTTGCAGTCGACACTGAGGTGTTCCTGAGGGGGAAGAGACATTTGGAGACATTCAACGATCTTACGCGTGATTGCAAGGATGGTGTGAATACATGCCCAGCTTCCTCCTGA
- the LOC133907515 gene encoding NADPH-dependent aldehyde reductase-like protein, chloroplastic → MAASNAQLPLDGRVALVTGGSRGIGREVSSHLAALGARVVVNYASNSARADELVAELTSRGHSAVAVRADVSDPDAVRALFDRTVEAFGSPPHIVVSCAGLLNAKYPALADTTVEDFDAMFAVNVRGTFLACREAARRIPPNSGGRIVTFSSSIMGTLLPGYAAYTATNGAVEAMTRILAKEVAAKGVTANVVAPGPVRTELFLAGKDEAFLRSVEERSMGRIAETTEVAAVVAFLVSDAAAWVNGQVIRVNGGFA, encoded by the coding sequence ATGGCAGCATCCAACGCGCAGCTCCCACTCGACGGCCGCGTCGCGCTCGTCACAGGCGGCTCACGCGGCATCGGCCGCGAGGTGTCCTCCCACCTCGCCGCCCTCGGCGCGCGCGTCGTGGTCAACTACGCGTCCAACTCCGCCAGGGCCGACGAGCTCGTCGCGGAGCTCACCTCTCGCGGCCACAGTGCGGTCGCGGTTCGCGCGGACGTGTCTGACCCGGACGCCGTGCGCGCGCTCTTCGACCGCACCGTGGAGGCCTTCGGCTCCCCGCCGCACATCGTGGTCTCCTGCGCCGGCCTCCTCAACGCCAAGTACCCCGCGCTCGCGGACACTACGGTCGAGGACTTCGACGCCATGTTCGCGGTGAACGTGCGCGGCACGTTCTTGGCCTGCCGTGAGGCAGCCAGGCGCATCCCACCGAACAGCGGAGGCCGCATCGTGACGTTCTCGTCGTCGATCATGGGCACCCTCCTGCCGGGGTACGCGGCGTACACGGCGACCAACGGCGCCGTGGAGGCCATGACGAGGATCCTGGCCAAGGAGGTCGCGGCGAAGGGGGTGACCGCGAACGTGGTCGCGCCGGGGCCCGTGCGCACCGAGCTGTTCTTGGCCGGGAAGGACGAGGCGTTCCTGCGGAGCGTGGAGGAGCGGTCCATGGGGCGCATCGCCGAGACCACGGaagtggcggcggtggtggcgttCTTGGTGAGCGACGCCGCGGCGTGGGTGAACGGCCAGGTCATCAGGGTCAATGGGGGCTTCGCCTAA